One stretch of Equus przewalskii isolate Varuska chromosome 9, EquPr2, whole genome shotgun sequence DNA includes these proteins:
- the DMPK gene encoding myotonin-protein kinase isoform X2: MSAEVRLRRLQQLVLDPGFLGLEPLLDLLLGVHQELGASDLAQDKYVVDFLQWVEPIAARLKEARLQRDDFEILKVIGRGAFSEVAVVKMKQTGQVFAMKIMNKWDMLKRGEVSCFREERDVLVNGDRRWITQLHFAFQDENYLYLVMEYYVGGDLLTLLSKFGERIPAEMARFYLAEIVMAIDSVHRLGYVHRDIKPDNILLDRCGHIRLADFGSCLKLRADGTVRSLVAVGTPDYLSPEILQAVGGGPGTGSYGPECDWWALGVFAYEMFYGQTPFYAESTAETYGKIVHYKEHLSLPVADAGVPEEARDLIQRLLCPPETRLGREGAGDFQKHPFFFGLDWEGLRDSMPPFTPDFEGATDTCNFDVVEDGLTAMETLSDIQEGVPLGVHLPFVGYSYSCMALRDDEVPGPTPMELEAELLPEPPVQVPSLEPTVPPLEKTAEAAGPEAVPAVAEAEMTLRELQEALEEEVLTRQSLSRELEAIRTANQSFASQLREAEARNRDLEAQVRLLQEQMEQLQAEGAAAVTGVPSPRATDPPSHLDGPPAVALGQCPLVGPDPMHRRHLLLPARAPGPQHPDPRFGCTETPTFLGIYCLSPRRTPPPILANKRPSRLSQLGAPPCPLCLLCGGGCSTGQSRAPGGGQWPSRELAGREVGESGLGAETEGRGFGVRPIGEGEWATRRHRPSSSCGPAVSLDRGEEGGWAAGARGHPPTTAPARATRIRSRDLRSRKVAVNFLACSPAPSPCQTRPPAEPGIPRGGAQAEMGSGGAYRGPWRRRRAEAQSRGGGGFAPLALPDGPLPSPLSRWGN, encoded by the exons ATGTCAGCCGAGGTGCGGCTGAGGCGGCTCCAGCAGCTGGTGCTGGACCCCGGCTTCCTGGGGCTGGAGCCCCTGCTCGACCTTCTCCTGGGCGTCCACCAGGAGCTGGGCGCCTCCGACCTGGCCCAGGACAAGTATGTGGTGGACTTCCTGCAGTGGG TGGAACCCATCGCGGCGAGGCTTAAGGAGGCCCGACTGCAGAGGGATGACTTCGAGATTCTGAAGGTGATCGGACGCGGCGCGTTCAGCGAG GTGGCGGTGGTGAAGATGAAGCAGACGGGCCAGGTGTTCGCCATGAAGATCATGAATAAGTGGGACATGCTGAAGCGAGGCGAG GTGTCGTGCTTCCGCGAAGAGAGGGATGTGTTGGTGAACGGGGACCGGCGCTGGATCACGCAGCTGCACTTCGCCTTCCAGGACGAGAACTACTTG TACCTGGTCATGGAGTACTACGTGGGCGGGGACCTGCTAACGCTGCTGAGCAAGTTTGGGGAGCGGATCCCGGCCGAGATGGCGCGCTTCTACCTGGCTGAGATTGTCATGGCCATAGACTCGGTGCATCGGCTGGGCTACGTGCACAG GGACATCAAGCCGGACAACATCCTGCTGGACCGCTGTGGCCACATCCGCTTGGCCGACTTCGGCTCCTGCCTCAAGTTGAGGGCGGACGGAACG GTGCGGTCGCTGGTGGCTGTGGGCACCCCGGACTACTTGTCCCCCGAGATCCTGCAGGCCGTGGGCGGCGGGCCCGGGACGGGCAGCTACGGACCCGAGTGTGACTGGTGGGCGCTGGGCGTGTTCGCCTATGAAATGTTCTACGGGCAGACGCCCTTCTACGCCGAGTCCACGGCCGAGACCTACGGCAAGATCGTGCACTACAAG GAGCACCTGTCTCTACCGGTGGCAGACGCGGGGGTCCCTGAGGAGGCTCGCGACCTCATCCAGCGGCTGCTGTGTCCCCCGGAGACGCGGCTGGGCCGGGAAGGAGCAGGCGATTTCCAGAAACATCCGTTCTTCTTTGGCCTCGACTGGGAAGGTCTCCGAGACAGCATGCCCCCCTTTACGCCTGATTTCGAGGGTGCCACTGACACGTGCAACTTCGATGTGGTGGAAGATGGGCTCACTGCCATG GAGACGCTGTCAGACATACAGGAAGGCGTGCCCCTGGGCGTCCACCTGCCTTTCGTGGGCTACTCATACTCCTGCATGGCCCTCAG GGACGATGAGGTCCCGGGCCCCACACCCATGGAACTGGAGGCTGAGCTGTTGCCTGAGCCACCTGTGCAAGTGCCCAGCCTGGAGCCCACAGTGCCCCCACTGGAGAAAACA GCTGAAGCGGCAGGTCCAGAGGCCGTTCCCGCGGTGGCAGAGGCGGAGATGACGCTGCGGGAGCTCCAggaggccctggaggaggaggtgctgACCCGGCAGAGCCTGAGCCGGGAGCTGGAGGCCATCCGCACGGCCAACCAGAGCTTCGCCAG TCAGCTCCGCGAGGCCGAGGCCCGGAACCGGGACCTGGAGGCGCAAGTCCGGCTGCTGCAGGAGCAGATGGAGcagctgcaggcagagggagctgcag ctgTCACGGGGGTCCCCAGTCCCCGGGCCACGGATCCACCTTCCCAT ctagATGGCCCCCCGGCCGTGGCTCTGGGCCAGTGCCCGCTGGTGGGGCCAGACCCCATGCACCGCCGCCACCTGCTGCTCCCTGCCAGG GCTCCAGGACCCCAGCACCCTGATCCACGTTTTGGATGCACTGAGACCCCGACATTCCTCGGTATTTATTGTCTCTCCCCACGTAGGACCCCACCCCCGATCCTCGCGAATAAAAGGCCCTCTCGTCTGTCCCAGCTTGGCGCTCCGCCGTGTCCGCTCTGTTTGCTCTGCGGCGGAGGCTGCTCAACCGGCCAATCGAGGGCGCCCGGAGGCGGCCAATGGCCGAGCAGGGAGCTAGCGGGACGCGAAGTGGGTGAATCAGGGCTGGGGGCGGAGACTGAGGGGCGTGGCTTCGGCGTCCGGCCAATAGGAGAAGGCGAGTGGGCCACCCGGAGGCACCGCCCCTCGTCCAGCTGTGGCCCAGCTGTGTCACTCGATCGCGGGGAAGAAGGGGGCTGGGCCGCCGGCGCGCGCGGCCATCCTCCTACCACTGCGCCTGCGCGGGCCACGCGCATCCGTTCCAGGGACTTACGCTCAAGAAAAGTTGCTGTAAACTTTCTGGCCTGTTCCCCCgccccctctccctgccagaCCCGCCCCCCTGCGGAGCCGGGAATTCCGAGGGGCGGAGCGCAGGCCGAGATGGGGAGTGGGGGGGCCTACAGAGGACCCTGGAGACGGAGGCGTGCAGAAGCTCAGTCTCGGGGCGGAGGTGGCTTCGCGCCCTTAGCCCTCCCGGACGGCCCGTTACCTTCTCCATTGTCccgatggggaaactga
- the DMPK gene encoding myotonin-protein kinase isoform X1, giving the protein MSAEVRLRRLQQLVLDPGFLGLEPLLDLLLGVHQELGASDLAQDKYVVDFLQWVEPIAARLKEARLQRDDFEILKVIGRGAFSEVAVVKMKQTGQVFAMKIMNKWDMLKRGEVSCFREERDVLVNGDRRWITQLHFAFQDENYLYLVMEYYVGGDLLTLLSKFGERIPAEMARFYLAEIVMAIDSVHRLGYVHRDIKPDNILLDRCGHIRLADFGSCLKLRADGTVRSLVAVGTPDYLSPEILQAVGGGPGTGSYGPECDWWALGVFAYEMFYGQTPFYAESTAETYGKIVHYKEHLSLPVADAGVPEEARDLIQRLLCPPETRLGREGAGDFQKHPFFFGLDWEGLRDSMPPFTPDFEGATDTCNFDVVEDGLTAMVSGGGETLSDIQEGVPLGVHLPFVGYSYSCMALRDDEVPGPTPMELEAELLPEPPVQVPSLEPTVPPLEKTAEAAGPEAVPAVAEAEMTLRELQEALEEEVLTRQSLSRELEAIRTANQSFASQLREAEARNRDLEAQVRLLQEQMEQLQAEGAAAVTGVPSPRATDPPSHLDGPPAVALGQCPLVGPDPMHRRHLLLPARAPGPQHPDPRFGCTETPTFLGIYCLSPRRTPPPILANKRPSRLSQLGAPPCPLCLLCGGGCSTGQSRAPGGGQWPSRELAGREVGESGLGAETEGRGFGVRPIGEGEWATRRHRPSSSCGPAVSLDRGEEGGWAAGARGHPPTTAPARATRIRSRDLRSRKVAVNFLACSPAPSPCQTRPPAEPGIPRGGAQAEMGSGGAYRGPWRRRRAEAQSRGGGGFAPLALPDGPLPSPLSRWGN; this is encoded by the exons ATGTCAGCCGAGGTGCGGCTGAGGCGGCTCCAGCAGCTGGTGCTGGACCCCGGCTTCCTGGGGCTGGAGCCCCTGCTCGACCTTCTCCTGGGCGTCCACCAGGAGCTGGGCGCCTCCGACCTGGCCCAGGACAAGTATGTGGTGGACTTCCTGCAGTGGG TGGAACCCATCGCGGCGAGGCTTAAGGAGGCCCGACTGCAGAGGGATGACTTCGAGATTCTGAAGGTGATCGGACGCGGCGCGTTCAGCGAG GTGGCGGTGGTGAAGATGAAGCAGACGGGCCAGGTGTTCGCCATGAAGATCATGAATAAGTGGGACATGCTGAAGCGAGGCGAG GTGTCGTGCTTCCGCGAAGAGAGGGATGTGTTGGTGAACGGGGACCGGCGCTGGATCACGCAGCTGCACTTCGCCTTCCAGGACGAGAACTACTTG TACCTGGTCATGGAGTACTACGTGGGCGGGGACCTGCTAACGCTGCTGAGCAAGTTTGGGGAGCGGATCCCGGCCGAGATGGCGCGCTTCTACCTGGCTGAGATTGTCATGGCCATAGACTCGGTGCATCGGCTGGGCTACGTGCACAG GGACATCAAGCCGGACAACATCCTGCTGGACCGCTGTGGCCACATCCGCTTGGCCGACTTCGGCTCCTGCCTCAAGTTGAGGGCGGACGGAACG GTGCGGTCGCTGGTGGCTGTGGGCACCCCGGACTACTTGTCCCCCGAGATCCTGCAGGCCGTGGGCGGCGGGCCCGGGACGGGCAGCTACGGACCCGAGTGTGACTGGTGGGCGCTGGGCGTGTTCGCCTATGAAATGTTCTACGGGCAGACGCCCTTCTACGCCGAGTCCACGGCCGAGACCTACGGCAAGATCGTGCACTACAAG GAGCACCTGTCTCTACCGGTGGCAGACGCGGGGGTCCCTGAGGAGGCTCGCGACCTCATCCAGCGGCTGCTGTGTCCCCCGGAGACGCGGCTGGGCCGGGAAGGAGCAGGCGATTTCCAGAAACATCCGTTCTTCTTTGGCCTCGACTGGGAAGGTCTCCGAGACAGCATGCCCCCCTTTACGCCTGATTTCGAGGGTGCCACTGACACGTGCAACTTCGATGTGGTGGAAGATGGGCTCACTGCCATGGTGAGCGGGGGCGGG GAGACGCTGTCAGACATACAGGAAGGCGTGCCCCTGGGCGTCCACCTGCCTTTCGTGGGCTACTCATACTCCTGCATGGCCCTCAG GGACGATGAGGTCCCGGGCCCCACACCCATGGAACTGGAGGCTGAGCTGTTGCCTGAGCCACCTGTGCAAGTGCCCAGCCTGGAGCCCACAGTGCCCCCACTGGAGAAAACA GCTGAAGCGGCAGGTCCAGAGGCCGTTCCCGCGGTGGCAGAGGCGGAGATGACGCTGCGGGAGCTCCAggaggccctggaggaggaggtgctgACCCGGCAGAGCCTGAGCCGGGAGCTGGAGGCCATCCGCACGGCCAACCAGAGCTTCGCCAG TCAGCTCCGCGAGGCCGAGGCCCGGAACCGGGACCTGGAGGCGCAAGTCCGGCTGCTGCAGGAGCAGATGGAGcagctgcaggcagagggagctgcag ctgTCACGGGGGTCCCCAGTCCCCGGGCCACGGATCCACCTTCCCAT ctagATGGCCCCCCGGCCGTGGCTCTGGGCCAGTGCCCGCTGGTGGGGCCAGACCCCATGCACCGCCGCCACCTGCTGCTCCCTGCCAGG GCTCCAGGACCCCAGCACCCTGATCCACGTTTTGGATGCACTGAGACCCCGACATTCCTCGGTATTTATTGTCTCTCCCCACGTAGGACCCCACCCCCGATCCTCGCGAATAAAAGGCCCTCTCGTCTGTCCCAGCTTGGCGCTCCGCCGTGTCCGCTCTGTTTGCTCTGCGGCGGAGGCTGCTCAACCGGCCAATCGAGGGCGCCCGGAGGCGGCCAATGGCCGAGCAGGGAGCTAGCGGGACGCGAAGTGGGTGAATCAGGGCTGGGGGCGGAGACTGAGGGGCGTGGCTTCGGCGTCCGGCCAATAGGAGAAGGCGAGTGGGCCACCCGGAGGCACCGCCCCTCGTCCAGCTGTGGCCCAGCTGTGTCACTCGATCGCGGGGAAGAAGGGGGCTGGGCCGCCGGCGCGCGCGGCCATCCTCCTACCACTGCGCCTGCGCGGGCCACGCGCATCCGTTCCAGGGACTTACGCTCAAGAAAAGTTGCTGTAAACTTTCTGGCCTGTTCCCCCgccccctctccctgccagaCCCGCCCCCCTGCGGAGCCGGGAATTCCGAGGGGCGGAGCGCAGGCCGAGATGGGGAGTGGGGGGGCCTACAGAGGACCCTGGAGACGGAGGCGTGCAGAAGCTCAGTCTCGGGGCGGAGGTGGCTTCGCGCCCTTAGCCCTCCCGGACGGCCCGTTACCTTCTCCATTGTCccgatggggaaactga
- the DMPK gene encoding myotonin-protein kinase isoform X4 — MSAEVRLRRLQQLVLDPGFLGLEPLLDLLLGVHQELGASDLAQDKYVVDFLQWVEPIAARLKEARLQRDDFEILKVIGRGAFSEVAVVKMKQTGQVFAMKIMNKWDMLKRGEVSCFREERDVLVNGDRRWITQLHFAFQDENYLYLVMEYYVGGDLLTLLSKFGERIPAEMARFYLAEIVMAIDSVHRLGYVHRDIKPDNILLDRCGHIRLADFGSCLKLRADGTVRSLVAVGTPDYLSPEILQAVGGGPGTGSYGPECDWWALGVFAYEMFYGQTPFYAESTAETYGKIVHYKEHLSLPVADAGVPEEARDLIQRLLCPPETRLGREGAGDFQKHPFFFGLDWEGLRDSMPPFTPDFEGATDTCNFDVVEDGLTAMETLSDIQEGVPLGVHLPFVGYSYSCMALRDDEVPGPTPMELEAELLPEPPVQVPSLEPTVPPLEKTAEAAGPEAVPAVAEAEMTLRELQEALEEEVLTRQSLSRELEAIRTANQSFASQLREAEARNRDLEAQVRLLQEQMEQLQAEGAAAVTGVPSPRATDPPSHMAPRPWLWASARWWGQTPCTAATCCSLPGLQDPSTLIHVLDALRPRHSSVFIVSPHVGPHPRSSRIKGPLVCPSLALRRVRSVCSAAEAAQPANRGRPEAANGRAGS, encoded by the exons ATGTCAGCCGAGGTGCGGCTGAGGCGGCTCCAGCAGCTGGTGCTGGACCCCGGCTTCCTGGGGCTGGAGCCCCTGCTCGACCTTCTCCTGGGCGTCCACCAGGAGCTGGGCGCCTCCGACCTGGCCCAGGACAAGTATGTGGTGGACTTCCTGCAGTGGG TGGAACCCATCGCGGCGAGGCTTAAGGAGGCCCGACTGCAGAGGGATGACTTCGAGATTCTGAAGGTGATCGGACGCGGCGCGTTCAGCGAG GTGGCGGTGGTGAAGATGAAGCAGACGGGCCAGGTGTTCGCCATGAAGATCATGAATAAGTGGGACATGCTGAAGCGAGGCGAG GTGTCGTGCTTCCGCGAAGAGAGGGATGTGTTGGTGAACGGGGACCGGCGCTGGATCACGCAGCTGCACTTCGCCTTCCAGGACGAGAACTACTTG TACCTGGTCATGGAGTACTACGTGGGCGGGGACCTGCTAACGCTGCTGAGCAAGTTTGGGGAGCGGATCCCGGCCGAGATGGCGCGCTTCTACCTGGCTGAGATTGTCATGGCCATAGACTCGGTGCATCGGCTGGGCTACGTGCACAG GGACATCAAGCCGGACAACATCCTGCTGGACCGCTGTGGCCACATCCGCTTGGCCGACTTCGGCTCCTGCCTCAAGTTGAGGGCGGACGGAACG GTGCGGTCGCTGGTGGCTGTGGGCACCCCGGACTACTTGTCCCCCGAGATCCTGCAGGCCGTGGGCGGCGGGCCCGGGACGGGCAGCTACGGACCCGAGTGTGACTGGTGGGCGCTGGGCGTGTTCGCCTATGAAATGTTCTACGGGCAGACGCCCTTCTACGCCGAGTCCACGGCCGAGACCTACGGCAAGATCGTGCACTACAAG GAGCACCTGTCTCTACCGGTGGCAGACGCGGGGGTCCCTGAGGAGGCTCGCGACCTCATCCAGCGGCTGCTGTGTCCCCCGGAGACGCGGCTGGGCCGGGAAGGAGCAGGCGATTTCCAGAAACATCCGTTCTTCTTTGGCCTCGACTGGGAAGGTCTCCGAGACAGCATGCCCCCCTTTACGCCTGATTTCGAGGGTGCCACTGACACGTGCAACTTCGATGTGGTGGAAGATGGGCTCACTGCCATG GAGACGCTGTCAGACATACAGGAAGGCGTGCCCCTGGGCGTCCACCTGCCTTTCGTGGGCTACTCATACTCCTGCATGGCCCTCAG GGACGATGAGGTCCCGGGCCCCACACCCATGGAACTGGAGGCTGAGCTGTTGCCTGAGCCACCTGTGCAAGTGCCCAGCCTGGAGCCCACAGTGCCCCCACTGGAGAAAACA GCTGAAGCGGCAGGTCCAGAGGCCGTTCCCGCGGTGGCAGAGGCGGAGATGACGCTGCGGGAGCTCCAggaggccctggaggaggaggtgctgACCCGGCAGAGCCTGAGCCGGGAGCTGGAGGCCATCCGCACGGCCAACCAGAGCTTCGCCAG TCAGCTCCGCGAGGCCGAGGCCCGGAACCGGGACCTGGAGGCGCAAGTCCGGCTGCTGCAGGAGCAGATGGAGcagctgcaggcagagggagctgcag ctgTCACGGGGGTCCCCAGTCCCCGGGCCACGGATCCACCTTCCCAT ATGGCCCCCCGGCCGTGGCTCTGGGCCAGTGCCCGCTGGTGGGGCCAGACCCCATGCACCGCCGCCACCTGCTGCTCCCTGCCAGG GCTCCAGGACCCCAGCACCCTGATCCACGTTTTGGATGCACTGAGACCCCGACATTCCTCGGTATTTATTGTCTCTCCCCACGTAGGACCCCACCCCCGATCCTCGCGAATAAAAGGCCCTCTCGTCTGTCCCAGCTTGGCGCTCCGCCGTGTCCGCTCTGTTTGCTCTGCGGCGGAGGCTGCTCAACCGGCCAATCGAGGGCGCCCGGAGGCGGCCAATGGCCGAGCAGGGAGCTAG
- the DMPK gene encoding myotonin-protein kinase isoform X3: MSAEVRLRRLQQLVLDPGFLGLEPLLDLLLGVHQELGASDLAQDKYVVDFLQWVEPIAARLKEARLQRDDFEILKVIGRGAFSEVAVVKMKQTGQVFAMKIMNKWDMLKRGEVSCFREERDVLVNGDRRWITQLHFAFQDENYLYLVMEYYVGGDLLTLLSKFGERIPAEMARFYLAEIVMAIDSVHRLGYVHRDIKPDNILLDRCGHIRLADFGSCLKLRADGTVRSLVAVGTPDYLSPEILQAVGGGPGTGSYGPECDWWALGVFAYEMFYGQTPFYAESTAETYGKIVHYKEHLSLPVADAGVPEEARDLIQRLLCPPETRLGREGAGDFQKHPFFFGLDWEGLRDSMPPFTPDFEGATDTCNFDVVEDGLTAMVSGGGETLSDIQEGVPLGVHLPFVGYSYSCMALRDDEVPGPTPMELEAELLPEPPVQVPSLEPTVPPLEKTAEAAGPEAVPAVAEAEMTLRELQEALEEEVLTRQSLSRELEAIRTANQSFASQLREAEARNRDLEAQVRLLQEQMEQLQAEGAAAVTGVPSPRATDPPSHMAPRPWLWASARWWGQTPCTAATCCSLPGLQDPSTLIHVLDALRPRHSSVFIVSPHVGPHPRSSRIKGPLVCPSLALRRVRSVCSAAEAAQPANRGRPEAANGRAGS, translated from the exons ATGTCAGCCGAGGTGCGGCTGAGGCGGCTCCAGCAGCTGGTGCTGGACCCCGGCTTCCTGGGGCTGGAGCCCCTGCTCGACCTTCTCCTGGGCGTCCACCAGGAGCTGGGCGCCTCCGACCTGGCCCAGGACAAGTATGTGGTGGACTTCCTGCAGTGGG TGGAACCCATCGCGGCGAGGCTTAAGGAGGCCCGACTGCAGAGGGATGACTTCGAGATTCTGAAGGTGATCGGACGCGGCGCGTTCAGCGAG GTGGCGGTGGTGAAGATGAAGCAGACGGGCCAGGTGTTCGCCATGAAGATCATGAATAAGTGGGACATGCTGAAGCGAGGCGAG GTGTCGTGCTTCCGCGAAGAGAGGGATGTGTTGGTGAACGGGGACCGGCGCTGGATCACGCAGCTGCACTTCGCCTTCCAGGACGAGAACTACTTG TACCTGGTCATGGAGTACTACGTGGGCGGGGACCTGCTAACGCTGCTGAGCAAGTTTGGGGAGCGGATCCCGGCCGAGATGGCGCGCTTCTACCTGGCTGAGATTGTCATGGCCATAGACTCGGTGCATCGGCTGGGCTACGTGCACAG GGACATCAAGCCGGACAACATCCTGCTGGACCGCTGTGGCCACATCCGCTTGGCCGACTTCGGCTCCTGCCTCAAGTTGAGGGCGGACGGAACG GTGCGGTCGCTGGTGGCTGTGGGCACCCCGGACTACTTGTCCCCCGAGATCCTGCAGGCCGTGGGCGGCGGGCCCGGGACGGGCAGCTACGGACCCGAGTGTGACTGGTGGGCGCTGGGCGTGTTCGCCTATGAAATGTTCTACGGGCAGACGCCCTTCTACGCCGAGTCCACGGCCGAGACCTACGGCAAGATCGTGCACTACAAG GAGCACCTGTCTCTACCGGTGGCAGACGCGGGGGTCCCTGAGGAGGCTCGCGACCTCATCCAGCGGCTGCTGTGTCCCCCGGAGACGCGGCTGGGCCGGGAAGGAGCAGGCGATTTCCAGAAACATCCGTTCTTCTTTGGCCTCGACTGGGAAGGTCTCCGAGACAGCATGCCCCCCTTTACGCCTGATTTCGAGGGTGCCACTGACACGTGCAACTTCGATGTGGTGGAAGATGGGCTCACTGCCATGGTGAGCGGGGGCGGG GAGACGCTGTCAGACATACAGGAAGGCGTGCCCCTGGGCGTCCACCTGCCTTTCGTGGGCTACTCATACTCCTGCATGGCCCTCAG GGACGATGAGGTCCCGGGCCCCACACCCATGGAACTGGAGGCTGAGCTGTTGCCTGAGCCACCTGTGCAAGTGCCCAGCCTGGAGCCCACAGTGCCCCCACTGGAGAAAACA GCTGAAGCGGCAGGTCCAGAGGCCGTTCCCGCGGTGGCAGAGGCGGAGATGACGCTGCGGGAGCTCCAggaggccctggaggaggaggtgctgACCCGGCAGAGCCTGAGCCGGGAGCTGGAGGCCATCCGCACGGCCAACCAGAGCTTCGCCAG TCAGCTCCGCGAGGCCGAGGCCCGGAACCGGGACCTGGAGGCGCAAGTCCGGCTGCTGCAGGAGCAGATGGAGcagctgcaggcagagggagctgcag ctgTCACGGGGGTCCCCAGTCCCCGGGCCACGGATCCACCTTCCCAT ATGGCCCCCCGGCCGTGGCTCTGGGCCAGTGCCCGCTGGTGGGGCCAGACCCCATGCACCGCCGCCACCTGCTGCTCCCTGCCAGG GCTCCAGGACCCCAGCACCCTGATCCACGTTTTGGATGCACTGAGACCCCGACATTCCTCGGTATTTATTGTCTCTCCCCACGTAGGACCCCACCCCCGATCCTCGCGAATAAAAGGCCCTCTCGTCTGTCCCAGCTTGGCGCTCCGCCGTGTCCGCTCTGTTTGCTCTGCGGCGGAGGCTGCTCAACCGGCCAATCGAGGGCGCCCGGAGGCGGCCAATGGCCGAGCAGGGAGCTAG
- the DMPK gene encoding myotonin-protein kinase isoform X9 → MSAEVRLRRLQQLVLDPGFLGLEPLLDLLLGVHQELGASDLAQDKYVVDFLQWVEPIAARLKEARLQRDDFEILKVIGRGAFSEVAVVKMKQTGQVFAMKIMNKWDMLKRGEVSCFREERDVLVNGDRRWITQLHFAFQDENYLYLVMEYYVGGDLLTLLSKFGERIPAEMARFYLAEIVMAIDSVHRLGYVHRDIKPDNILLDRCGHIRLADFGSCLKLRADGTVRSLVAVGTPDYLSPEILQAVGGGPGTGSYGPECDWWALGVFAYEMFYGQTPFYAESTAETYGKIVHYKEHLSLPVADAGVPEEARDLIQRLLCPPETRLGREGAGDFQKHPFFFGLDWEGLRDSMPPFTPDFEGATDTCNFDVVEDGLTAMVSGGGETLSDIQEGVPLGVHLPFVGYSYSCMALRDDEVPGPTPMELEAELLPEPPVQVPSLEPTVPPLEKTAEAAGPEAVPAVAEAEMTLRELQEALEEEVLTRQSLSRELEAIRTANQSFASQLREAEARNRDLEAQVRLLQEQMEQLQAEGAAGSRTPAP, encoded by the exons ATGTCAGCCGAGGTGCGGCTGAGGCGGCTCCAGCAGCTGGTGCTGGACCCCGGCTTCCTGGGGCTGGAGCCCCTGCTCGACCTTCTCCTGGGCGTCCACCAGGAGCTGGGCGCCTCCGACCTGGCCCAGGACAAGTATGTGGTGGACTTCCTGCAGTGGG TGGAACCCATCGCGGCGAGGCTTAAGGAGGCCCGACTGCAGAGGGATGACTTCGAGATTCTGAAGGTGATCGGACGCGGCGCGTTCAGCGAG GTGGCGGTGGTGAAGATGAAGCAGACGGGCCAGGTGTTCGCCATGAAGATCATGAATAAGTGGGACATGCTGAAGCGAGGCGAG GTGTCGTGCTTCCGCGAAGAGAGGGATGTGTTGGTGAACGGGGACCGGCGCTGGATCACGCAGCTGCACTTCGCCTTCCAGGACGAGAACTACTTG TACCTGGTCATGGAGTACTACGTGGGCGGGGACCTGCTAACGCTGCTGAGCAAGTTTGGGGAGCGGATCCCGGCCGAGATGGCGCGCTTCTACCTGGCTGAGATTGTCATGGCCATAGACTCGGTGCATCGGCTGGGCTACGTGCACAG GGACATCAAGCCGGACAACATCCTGCTGGACCGCTGTGGCCACATCCGCTTGGCCGACTTCGGCTCCTGCCTCAAGTTGAGGGCGGACGGAACG GTGCGGTCGCTGGTGGCTGTGGGCACCCCGGACTACTTGTCCCCCGAGATCCTGCAGGCCGTGGGCGGCGGGCCCGGGACGGGCAGCTACGGACCCGAGTGTGACTGGTGGGCGCTGGGCGTGTTCGCCTATGAAATGTTCTACGGGCAGACGCCCTTCTACGCCGAGTCCACGGCCGAGACCTACGGCAAGATCGTGCACTACAAG GAGCACCTGTCTCTACCGGTGGCAGACGCGGGGGTCCCTGAGGAGGCTCGCGACCTCATCCAGCGGCTGCTGTGTCCCCCGGAGACGCGGCTGGGCCGGGAAGGAGCAGGCGATTTCCAGAAACATCCGTTCTTCTTTGGCCTCGACTGGGAAGGTCTCCGAGACAGCATGCCCCCCTTTACGCCTGATTTCGAGGGTGCCACTGACACGTGCAACTTCGATGTGGTGGAAGATGGGCTCACTGCCATGGTGAGCGGGGGCGGG GAGACGCTGTCAGACATACAGGAAGGCGTGCCCCTGGGCGTCCACCTGCCTTTCGTGGGCTACTCATACTCCTGCATGGCCCTCAG GGACGATGAGGTCCCGGGCCCCACACCCATGGAACTGGAGGCTGAGCTGTTGCCTGAGCCACCTGTGCAAGTGCCCAGCCTGGAGCCCACAGTGCCCCCACTGGAGAAAACA GCTGAAGCGGCAGGTCCAGAGGCCGTTCCCGCGGTGGCAGAGGCGGAGATGACGCTGCGGGAGCTCCAggaggccctggaggaggaggtgctgACCCGGCAGAGCCTGAGCCGGGAGCTGGAGGCCATCCGCACGGCCAACCAGAGCTTCGCCAG TCAGCTCCGCGAGGCCGAGGCCCGGAACCGGGACCTGGAGGCGCAAGTCCGGCTGCTGCAGGAGCAGATGGAGcagctgcaggcagagggagctgcag GCTCCAGGACCCCAGCACCCTGA